CCATGATGATGCTAATCCTACACCAGAAGGAAAACAAGTTGATGGTACTGAGGTATTAACTCCAAGATGGTCTGAATCACCAGCTTGTTTTCTTAATCCATGAGGTCCATCAGTAACCATGATTGAAGGAATATCTAACCTTTCAATTGGCTCGGTAGTCCAAAAATCCTTACCTGAACATAAAGAAGCTTTCTCTTCTAATGTCAACTCTGATAGAAGCTTATTAATCTTTTCCTGCATACTATCTCCTCCTTAATTTTATCTACTTATTTACCTCTCAATCTGATATAATTGTATTAATGTTATTGATTATATTGTAAAGATTTATCTATCCACTGTATATCATTTTATTTACTATTTTTTTCGTATATTTTACTTTTGGGAGGGATTTTGTGTTTATAGGCAATATGGATTTCAGTCAGATTTTCAACTCACTCAAAATAACCGATATGTCCAAGAAAGAGGAATATTTATACCAAGAATCAAAAAATGATTCTATCAACCATTCCCATTACCCTTATGAATTGGAAAAACGACTTTACCAAGCAATTATTACTGGTAATATAGACGAGTTAGAAAAAGTTGGATATGAGTATAGTAATTATCCTTCTTCAGTATTATGTGAAAACAACTCAATAAGGTCTTTGAAGAACAATATGATATGCAGTTGTGCACTTATAACTAGAATGGCTATTGAAACTGGCTTAGAAGAAAATTATGCGTATTTCCTTAGTGACCTGTATATTAATAAAGTAGAATCTCTACGTGATGAAGAATCTTTACTTAATCTTAATGCTATAATGATACTTGATTTCATGACTCAGATAAAGAATAGTCTATCTTCCAATAAGAATAATTACTCTCCCTTAACCAAAGAAGTGATTAAATATATTAATGATAATCTTTGTACCAACTTTACTTTGACTGATGTTGCAGATCATGTTAATGCTAACAGCAGTTATTTATCCAGAACCTTTAAAAAGGAAATTGGAATTAGTTTTACCAAATATATTCATATTAACAGAATAAAAAAAGCTAAACATCTGCTTCTGTTCACTAACCTATCATTAGTGGAGATATCTACCCGATTAGGTTACACGACTCAGAGCCATTTCAGTAAGATATTCAAACAAATTAGCGGAATGACTCCTAATACCTTCAAACAAAATCACATAAAACCTGATTGAATCATATAGAAAAGTGGCTGTCGGATAATATATTTTACGTTGTATCTCGGGACAGCCACTTCTATATTAAATTAAAATAATTCATCAACCACACAAACCATACCCACAGGGGTTACTATATTAGCTATGAGCTTATTAATTATGTTTATAATCTTATCTTTACTGTCAGTTACCTTAGAAACAATATCCGATTCTAAATAATTAAAATTATCTCTCTTAAGTATTTCAACACCATATGCAACTTTCGTTTCATCTTTTTCGTAGTATGTAGATTCAACTAAATAATACTCTAGGTTAATAATTAGATTATTCTCAGTTATAACTTGTCTTGTTCCTTCCAGGTATTTTTTCATAATAACATCCCCGCTTTCTGTAATAAAATCTAATAGACATGTCCAAACTATCCCCTAGCTTTCTAGAAATATCATTAATATTTCCACAATATGTAGTACCTATTTTTTTCTATCACAATACATATTGTAGTTTCATGCCTTATCATCATTATATATTACTTAAAGTAGGTATTCTATATAAACATATCGCAAATCAATGTAGAAAATCACTCTTTTCGACGTATCATTTCATTACCTCTTAGCATCTCTGTATAATACCGTCATATATATGATATTACTGCGATATTTTTATTATCATATTTAATGTAATATGTTTTATTCTATAAAACCCCTCTTCCTATTCATTATTTCAACAATTTTTACCTTATTATTATAATAATCTATATCCTTTCTATTGCATATAGTAGGATATTTTGAACTTTTTACAGCAATACTGCTTGCCATAACCAGTTTAGCCATCTTTTCCTGCTCATATTTTCTCTCTATAGAAACAGCAAACGCTCCAACCATTGAATCACTTGCACCAATACCGTCAGATATTTCTGGAGTTTCACTAAGTATAACTTTGCAGATCTTATTTTTTGAGAGTACATATAGACCCTCATTAGAATCATATAACATATAATGAATCTTATTTGATATAAGTATATCGTACAACTCTTTTATTACATAGTACTTGTCATAGGTTAAAGTATCTACGTTAACCAGATCGGAAATGTTTTTATCACTTATCTTCAATGCATATGGTTTAAGATTTAACGACTTACGTAGATTTTGCCCTTCTAATGCAGTAATGACCTTAATATCATGTTTCTTGGCTACTGAACTTATGTCTTCAATCAGGTTAAAATCTGTACCTCTTGGCATATCTCCACCTAAAACCATTATTTTAGCATCTTTTATTCTATTTTGAAGCTTATGTTTAAGGTTTTTCTCATCTCTTTCATCTACTAACATATTGTCATCCAATAATGTAGTTTGTGTTCCGTTTACTGAATCAACAATTCTATAAATAGATTTACTTTCACCCATGTTAAATACAAAATCAGATTTTATTCTGTTTTTCTGCATTACATTATGAATGAACCTTCCGCCCATTCCGCCTAAAAATCCTAATACATATGGTTCTCCCTGAAGTAACTTTATTATATACGCTGTATATATCGGGCTCTCTCCAAGGCTTATACGATAATCCTGTACTTTGTTTTCACCATCCACTTCTAACCCATCAATAACAGCTAATTTGTTAATTGAAGGATTAAGTGCTATAGTAACAATCATTTTATTCCACCTCAACAATATGTTTAATCTTATAGATTATTTAATATTATAACAGACCTTCAGGTTATAGACAAATGTTAAATAATTAGATGTTATATATTTCTTAATTGTAATAGATATTAGAAAAACCATGAAGATTGCTGTAAACAGCTTTCTTCATGGTTAGCCTAGTATAATATATTTACATTAAGGAGTATATTATAACCGTAATTATGTGTATATGATAGAACTAAACTCTAAACAATAGTTCATCATATGTTGGGTATGGCCATGCTTCTTCTGAAACTATTTTTTCAAGTTCATCACATGGTTTTCTTAACTCTGCCATAGCTGGGAATACTTTTTCTCTATAAGCGAATGCCATACTTTCAATATTACTAATTCCCTTAGCTTCTTCAATTGCTTTATTGAGATCAGCAACTTTGACTCTAACATCGAATAACAGTTTTGAAATCTTATTAACAAGTTCTTCTTGTACAGATACATCCACTGAAGGACATACACCCTTAATCTTGCTGATAGATTCAGCAACATCAGTCATGTAATTAATACATGCAGGAATAATCTGCTTTTTAACCATTTGAGACATTGTAAGTCCCTCTATATTAATTATTTTTGCATATTCTTCAAATACGATTTCTTTACGAGAAACTATTTCTCCTTTTGTAAAGACACCATGTCTTTCAAATAATTCAACAGCTTCTGGTTTATCAAAATAAGTATAAGCTTCAACTGTTGATGATAGATTAGGAAGTCCTCTTCTTGCTGCTTCTTTAATCCAATCATCAGAATAACCATCACCATCAAATATGATTTTCTTATGATCTTTTATTAATCTTACCATAACTTTTTTAAGAGATTCATTGAAATCATCAGCTTTCTCTAATTCATCAGCAACTCTTCTAAGATATTCAGAAACAATTGTATTAAGAACAATGTTAGGTCCAGCTATTGATGCTGATGAAGGACACATTCTGAACTCGAATCTATTACCAGTGAATGCGAATGGTGATGTTCTATTTCTATCAGTAGAATCTTTTGGAAGTTTTGGAAGTGTAGAAACACCTACTTCAAGTAATTCTACTTGTTTTTCTATATTAAGGTCTCCAGCTTCAATTTGATTGATTATACTAGTTAATTTATCCCCTAAGAATACTGAAATTATAGCTGGTGGAGCTTCATTAGCTCCTAATCTATGATCATTACCAGGGTTAGCTGCTGATAATCTTAGTAATGGAGCATATTCGTCAACTGCTGCAATAATTATTGATAGGAAAAGCAAGAATCTTGCATTTTCTTCAGGTGTTTTTCCTGGGTTCAATAAGTTAATACCATCATCAGTAGCTAATGACCAGTTGTTATGCTTACCAGAACCATTAACTCCAGCAAATGGTTTTTCATGTAGTAGACATACTAGATCATGTCTCATTGCAACCTTTTGAATGATTTCCATCATTAATTGGTTATGGTCTGTTGCAATATTTGTTGTTGAGAATATTGGTGCTACTTCGAATTGAGCTGGAGCTACTTCATTATGCTTTGTCTTAGCAGATACCCCTAGCTTCCATAGTTCAACATCCAACTCTCTCATAAAATTGGCAATTCTTTCTTTTATACTTCCAAAATAATGGTCATCCAATTCTTGACCTTTTGGAGGCATTGCACCAAATAATGTTCTTCCAGTGAATATTAAATCTTTTCTAGCTTGATAATATTTTTTATCTACTAAGAAATACTCTTGTTCTGCTCCAACTGTAGTTATTACTTTCTTAGAACTTGTTTCTCCGAATAATTTTAATACACGCATTGCTTGTTTTGAAATAGATTCCATTGAACGAAGTAATGGTGTTTTTTTGTCAAGAGCTTCACCAGTATAAGAATAGAAAGCAGTTGGTATACATAATGTTACACCTGCTGAATCTTCTTTTAGGAAAGCTGGTGATGTTGGGTCCCAAGCTGTATATCCTCTAGCTTCAAATGTAGCTCTAAGTCCTCCATTAGGGAATGATGAAGCATCAGGCTCTCCTTGAATCAATTCTTTACCAGAGAACTCCATAGTTGCTCTTCCGTCAGGAGTCAATGATATAAAAGAGTCATGCTTTTCTGCTGTCTTTCCTGTCATAGGCTGGAACCAGTGTGTATAATGAGTTGCTCCTTTTTCGATAGCCCAATCTTTCATAGCGTTTGCAATTACTTCGGCTGTTGTCTTCTCTAGTGGCTCTCCCATCTCTATTGTTCTTTTAAGTGATTTATATGTTTCTTTTGGAAGTCTTTCTTTCATAACTGCATCACTAAATACATTTGTTCCGAATAAATCGTTGATACTCATACTATGTCCTCCTAAATCCTAATCAAATTTTTATTTTTATATTTTCATTGGTTTTCTCATACGTTCTTATGATTACATTTTTTTAATAATTATATCTTGTAAAAACCATTATTTATTAAGCAATTAGAGCCTTCAACTATACTTTTTATATAAAAATCTAATAAAAAAAGCGTTACTAAGGGAACTTCCCTAAGAACGCCATTGTTCTAAAAGTTTAGTTAAAGTCGGACTCCTTTGCCCAGTCATATCTATATATAATATATCATATCATAATTGATAATGCAAGTATTAATTGCCCAGAAATTATCTTTCATAATTTTCAAACTATTGTCATTTATATTTGTTAATAATCTCTATAGCTACTATTCTTTTGGAGATACCTTTGTTCATGCTGAGTTTCTGAATCTTCCTATGTGCCTCTTCTTCTGTTAGACCATTAGCCTCTATCAATAATTGTTTAGCTTGATTAATCAATTGCTTATCTTCCTGCTTCTTCTTCAGAGTACTGACTTCTTTTCGCAACTGAGTTATACTCCTAGATGTTTTAACCAATAAATCAATAGTATTAATTAATGAATCCTTATTGATAGGCTTGATAAGCAAGCTAAATATGGGTTCGTGTTTTAAGTTAGTAAAATAATGCAGTTCAGATGAACCAATTATGGTAATGATTGGACATACGTTGTCTGCTATCAGCACTTCACTCACGTCATGACCGTTTAATCCCTTCATGTTGAAATCCATAATACATAAATCCGGATAAACAGTATGGATTCTCCTTAGGATATCATATCCATCTGTTGTTTCACCTACTACATTATATCCATTTTCATTAAGGAAGTGCGATAATTGCTTCAATATTTTTTTGTTAGAGGATCCTACTATGATTCTAGCTCCCATACACAAAACATCCTTTTACTCAGCTATAAATATTTTCTTAATATCTTGAAATATATTTTTCAACTTCCCATGAATGGACTACTGATATATATTCATCCCATTCTAGACTTTTCGCTTTCATGTATCTCTCGTAAACATCACCTAATGCATCTTTTATTATTTCATCTTTTGATAAATCTATCAACGCTTCTTTCAGAGTACTTGGAATTGTTGATTCTACATCAAGTGTATCAAGTACTTTACTTAGTTCTTTCTGTTCCATCATTTTTGGTGGTTCTATCTTGTTCTTAATACCATCAAGTCCTGCTTTCAACATTGCTGCAACAGCCAAATAAGGATTGCAGGATGGGTCTGGACTTCTAAGTTCAATCAGAGAATTTTTGTTTCTACCTCTTGGAACTCTAATAAGTGGACTGGCATTTATAGTTGACCAGCCAATTCTCACAGGTGCTTCAAATCCTGATACTAATCTTTTATAAGAGTTTACCGTAGGATTAGTTACAGCAGTTAAAGCTTTTGCATGTTCAAGTAATCCACCAATAAAATAATATGCTTCTTTTGATAGATTCAGCTCATCTTTTTCATCATAGAAGATGTTTCTACCATCTTCATCATACATGAGCAGGTTGCAATGCATCCCTGAACCACTTATCCCAAATATAGGCTTAGGCATGAATGTGGCATGTAACCCATGTTTTCTTGCAATGACCTTAACTACCAGCTTAAAAGTTACTATATTATCTGCAGACCTTAACGCATCACTGTATTTGAAATCTATTTCATGTTGACCTGGAGCTACTTCATGGTGAGATGTCTGAATATCAAATCCCATTTCTTCAAGTGTAAGTACTATGTCCCGTCTTACATTTTCTCCCAAATCAATTGGTCCCAGATCAAAATATCCTGCATTATCGTGAGTTGTTGTTGTAGGATAACCATTTTCATCTATCTGAAATAGGAAAAATTCAAATTCTGGTCCTACATTGAAATCGTACCCCATATCTGCAGCTTCTTTTATTACTTTCTTGAGAACATATCTAGGATCGCCTTGAAAAGGAGTACCGTCAAGATTATATATATCACATATCATTCTACCTACTTTACCTTGATGAGGTCTCCAGGGAAATATCTCAAAAGTATCCAAATCTGGTTTTAGATACATATCAGATTCTTCCATTCTAACAAATCCTTCTATTGATGAACCATCAATCAATATTTGATTGTTTAATGCTTTTTCTAGTTGTTCATCTGTAATAGCTACATTTTTGAGAGTACCTAGAATGTCTACAAATTGAAGTCTTATGAATTTGATATCCTCTTCACGTGTGATTTTAATTATATCTTCTTTTGTATATCTGCTATCTCCTAACATAACATTGCCTCCTTTTCATATAGTATTAATATTATCAGCAATCTTTATTAGTTAAGAG
The window above is part of the Vallitalea guaymasensis genome. Proteins encoded here:
- a CDS encoding helix-turn-helix domain-containing protein, with the protein product MFIGNMDFSQIFNSLKITDMSKKEEYLYQESKNDSINHSHYPYELEKRLYQAIITGNIDELEKVGYEYSNYPSSVLCENNSIRSLKNNMICSCALITRMAIETGLEENYAYFLSDLYINKVESLRDEESLLNLNAIMILDFMTQIKNSLSSNKNNYSPLTKEVIKYINDNLCTNFTLTDVADHVNANSSYLSRTFKKEIGISFTKYIHINRIKKAKHLLLFTNLSLVEISTRLGYTTQSHFSKIFKQISGMTPNTFKQNHIKPD
- a CDS encoding DUF6514 family protein — encoded protein: MKKYLEGTRQVITENNLIINLEYYLVESTYYEKDETKVAYGVEILKRDNFNYLESDIVSKVTDSKDKIINIINKLIANIVTPVGMVCVVDELF
- a CDS encoding PfkB family carbohydrate kinase, which codes for MIVTIALNPSINKLAVIDGLEVDGENKVQDYRISLGESPIYTAYIIKLLQGEPYVLGFLGGMGGRFIHNVMQKNRIKSDFVFNMGESKSIYRIVDSVNGTQTTLLDDNMLVDERDEKNLKHKLQNRIKDAKIMVLGGDMPRGTDFNLIEDISSVAKKHDIKVITALEGQNLRKSLNLKPYALKISDKNISDLVNVDTLTYDKYYVIKELYDILISNKIHYMLYDSNEGLYVLSKNKICKVILSETPEISDGIGASDSMVGAFAVSIERKYEQEKMAKLVMASSIAVKSSKYPTICNRKDIDYYNNKVKIVEIMNRKRGFIE
- a CDS encoding glutamine synthetase III family protein, which encodes MSINDLFGTNVFSDAVMKERLPKETYKSLKRTIEMGEPLEKTTAEVIANAMKDWAIEKGATHYTHWFQPMTGKTAEKHDSFISLTPDGRATMEFSGKELIQGEPDASSFPNGGLRATFEARGYTAWDPTSPAFLKEDSAGVTLCIPTAFYSYTGEALDKKTPLLRSMESISKQAMRVLKLFGETSSKKVITTVGAEQEYFLVDKKYYQARKDLIFTGRTLFGAMPPKGQELDDHYFGSIKERIANFMRELDVELWKLGVSAKTKHNEVAPAQFEVAPIFSTTNIATDHNQLMMEIIQKVAMRHDLVCLLHEKPFAGVNGSGKHNNWSLATDDGINLLNPGKTPEENARFLLFLSIIIAAVDEYAPLLRLSAANPGNDHRLGANEAPPAIISVFLGDKLTSIINQIEAGDLNIEKQVELLEVGVSTLPKLPKDSTDRNRTSPFAFTGNRFEFRMCPSSASIAGPNIVLNTIVSEYLRRVADELEKADDFNESLKKVMVRLIKDHKKIIFDGDGYSDDWIKEAARRGLPNLSSTVEAYTYFDKPEAVELFERHGVFTKGEIVSRKEIVFEEYAKIINIEGLTMSQMVKKQIIPACINYMTDVAESISKIKGVCPSVDVSVQEELVNKISKLLFDVRVKVADLNKAIEEAKGISNIESMAFAYREKVFPAMAELRKPCDELEKIVSEEAWPYPTYDELLFRV
- a CDS encoding ANTAR domain-containing response regulator: MGARIIVGSSNKKILKQLSHFLNENGYNVVGETTDGYDILRRIHTVYPDLCIMDFNMKGLNGHDVSEVLIADNVCPIITIIGSSELHYFTNLKHEPIFSLLIKPINKDSLINTIDLLVKTSRSITQLRKEVSTLKKKQEDKQLINQAKQLLIEANGLTEEEAHRKIQKLSMNKGISKRIVAIEIINKYK
- the glnA gene encoding type I glutamate--ammonia ligase → MLGDSRYTKEDIIKITREEDIKFIRLQFVDILGTLKNVAITDEQLEKALNNQILIDGSSIEGFVRMEESDMYLKPDLDTFEIFPWRPHQGKVGRMICDIYNLDGTPFQGDPRYVLKKVIKEAADMGYDFNVGPEFEFFLFQIDENGYPTTTTHDNAGYFDLGPIDLGENVRRDIVLTLEEMGFDIQTSHHEVAPGQHEIDFKYSDALRSADNIVTFKLVVKVIARKHGLHATFMPKPIFGISGSGMHCNLLMYDEDGRNIFYDEKDELNLSKEAYYFIGGLLEHAKALTAVTNPTVNSYKRLVSGFEAPVRIGWSTINASPLIRVPRGRNKNSLIELRSPDPSCNPYLAVAAMLKAGLDGIKNKIEPPKMMEQKELSKVLDTLDVESTIPSTLKEALIDLSKDEIIKDALGDVYERYMKAKSLEWDEYISVVHSWEVEKYISRY